The Desulfobacterales bacterium genome has a segment encoding these proteins:
- a CDS encoding integration host factor subunit beta, translating into MNKLELIDALKNQENLTKSEAAKVVEIFFGEMADALAKDERVEIRGLCSFYVKKYQGYTGRNPKTGETTMVKPKKLPFFKAPVVMAIEN; encoded by the coding sequence ATGAACAAACTCGAATTAATTGACGCCCTGAAAAATCAGGAAAATTTGACGAAGTCTGAAGCCGCCAAGGTGGTTGAAATCTTCTTCGGCGAGATGGCCGATGCCCTTGCCAAGGATGAAAGGGTTGAGATCCGGGGGCTGTGCTCTTTTTATGTCAAGAAATACCAAGGATACACCGGCAGAAATCCCAAGACCGGCGAAACCACAATGGTCAAGCCTAAGAAGCTGCCTTTTTTCAAGGCGCCCGTGGTAATGGCAATCGAAAATTGA